From Candidatus Nomurabacteria bacterium, one genomic window encodes:
- a CDS encoding DNA translocase FtsK 4TM domain-containing protein — MARKKRNAKADRKPLFDDLTPQAKQAIWAVVMGVLAVFFLFSLLDYAGPAGTMTSAALGALFGGGAWLAPLVCLLYIYVLLNPREEDQHLSGAKITGTILLFLSLLGALELYHESFGGYAGLAVAWPLSTLLGTAVAGILIFGLILISIFLLFNTGLKNPFTRRTKEVLEDDSDIDALDLPEEDDEPLDDEDEESEDEETERGGLAAAVSKKVSGLTKGRDGSEIVIKNFSGKYVPPSLSLLSKEKSKAQIGDVKANANTIKRTLREFGISVEMDAVESGPTITRYALKPAQGVRIAKIAGLQQELQLALKASSIRIEAPIPGKSLVGIEVPNETRATVGLQSMLATPEYTDSPHPLMVALGKDVTGHVHFANIARMPHGLIAGTTGAGKSVSIHNIIISLLYRNSPDQLRFILVDPKRVELTLYNKIPHLLTPVITQAKKAIQALSWAVKEMERRYDILEAEQVQNLTSYHQNVYQPAKKEWEASGSPEEERLNLPEALPYIVIILDELNDLMQAYPRELEACIVRLAQMSRAVGIHLLLATQRPSVNVITGTIKANVPTRVALMVASQVDSRTIIDTVGAEKLLGQGDMLYLSSDSPKPVRLQSAYVSEEEIKKVVDYLKKQDAHELDTINFDEQAGSNDAVFNAMVGGGDDADDDLYEDARIAVIEAGKASTSYLQRKLRVGYSRAARLMDLLEDNGVIGPADGSKPREILSSGNESGEEDEGYGSDDDPEDTHRY; from the coding sequence ATGGCCCGTAAGAAACGAAATGCAAAAGCTGACCGCAAGCCTCTTTTTGATGACCTTACCCCACAAGCCAAGCAAGCTATCTGGGCAGTGGTAATGGGAGTCTTGGCCGTTTTCTTTCTGTTCTCGCTTCTTGATTACGCCGGACCAGCTGGAACAATGACGAGCGCTGCGCTGGGTGCGCTCTTTGGTGGAGGTGCCTGGCTCGCACCGCTGGTGTGTCTCCTCTATATATATGTACTCCTCAATCCGCGAGAAGAGGACCAACACCTGAGTGGCGCAAAGATCACTGGCACCATCCTCCTCTTCCTTTCTCTCCTTGGAGCACTCGAGCTCTACCATGAGAGCTTCGGTGGCTATGCGGGACTTGCAGTGGCCTGGCCCCTCTCAACACTCCTTGGTACCGCAGTCGCTGGTATCTTGATCTTTGGACTGATCCTCATTTCTATTTTTCTCCTCTTCAACACCGGACTCAAGAATCCATTCACTCGTCGCACAAAGGAAGTCCTTGAGGACGATAGCGATATTGATGCACTCGATCTCCCTGAAGAAGACGACGAACCACTCGATGACGAAGATGAGGAATCAGAAGATGAAGAGACGGAGCGAGGCGGACTGGCAGCAGCAGTCTCAAAGAAGGTCTCTGGTCTCACCAAGGGTAGGGACGGCAGTGAGATCGTGATTAAGAACTTCAGCGGCAAGTACGTTCCACCTTCCCTCTCACTTCTTAGTAAAGAAAAAAGCAAAGCACAGATCGGTGATGTGAAAGCAAATGCCAACACGATCAAGCGCACCCTCAGAGAGTTCGGTATCAGTGTTGAGATGGATGCCGTCGAGAGCGGACCAACTATCACGCGCTATGCGCTGAAGCCAGCGCAAGGGGTCCGTATTGCCAAGATCGCTGGTCTCCAGCAGGAACTCCAACTAGCTCTCAAGGCCAGCTCGATCCGTATCGAGGCGCCGATCCCAGGTAAGTCACTGGTTGGTATTGAGGTGCCAAATGAGACCCGCGCCACGGTCGGTCTCCAATCCATGCTCGCTACCCCTGAGTACACTGATTCCCCACATCCACTCATGGTGGCACTCGGTAAGGATGTGACCGGGCATGTGCACTTTGCCAACATCGCCCGCATGCCCCACGGACTCATTGCTGGTACGACCGGTGCTGGTAAGTCGGTATCGATCCACAACATCATTATCTCACTCCTCTACCGCAACTCACCCGACCAGCTGCGCTTTATCCTGGTCGACCCAAAGCGGGTCGAGCTCACCCTCTACAACAAGATCCCGCACCTCCTCACTCCAGTGATCACCCAGGCCAAAAAGGCAATCCAGGCGCTTTCCTGGGCCGTAAAGGAGATGGAACGCCGGTATGACATCTTGGAAGCAGAACAGGTCCAGAACCTCACCTCCTACCACCAGAATGTCTACCAGCCAGCCAAGAAGGAATGGGAAGCAAGTGGCTCACCAGAAGAAGAGCGACTAAACCTCCCCGAAGCACTTCCATATATTGTGATCATTCTCGACGAGCTCAACGACCTCATGCAAGCCTACCCACGCGAACTTGAAGCTTGTATTGTTCGTTTGGCGCAGATGTCACGAGCGGTTGGAATCCACCTCCTCCTCGCAACCCAGCGACCGTCGGTAAACGTTATTACCGGTACCATTAAGGCCAACGTGCCAACTCGTGTAGCACTCATGGTGGCTTCACAGGTAGACTCACGCACCATTATCGACACTGTCGGGGCTGAAAAACTCCTCGGGCAAGGTGACATGCTCTACCTCTCTTCAGATAGTCCAAAGCCAGTCCGACTCCAGTCGGCCTATGTTTCTGAGGAAGAGATCAAGAAAGTGGTGGATTATCTCAAGAAACAAGACGCGCACGAGCTTGATACCATCAACTTTGATGAACAAGCTGGCAGTAACGACGCGGTCTTCAACGCCATGGTCGGCGGTGGAGACGATGCTGACGATGACCTCTACGAAGACGCCCGCATTGCGGTGATCGAGGCCGGTAAGGCGTCTACCTCATACCTGCAGCGTAAGCTGCGCGTTGGGTACTCTCGCGCAGCTCGTTTGATGGATCTCCTTGAAGACAACGGCGTCATCGGCCCAGCGGATGGCTCAAAACCACGCGAGATCCTTTCTTCTGGCAATGAATCTGGCGAGGAAGATGAAGGATACGGGTCAGATGACGATCCAGAAGACACACACCGATACTAG
- the recA gene encoding recombinase RecA, which translates to MAAKKKATAAPKKAEPTEKEEKKGTSEILETIRSIKTKFGDEAIMTLAETKHVDVEAVPSGSIGLDDALGIGGYPRGRIIEIYGPESSGKTTLSLHAVAEAQKMGGICAFIDAEHAMDPEYAAALGVKLDELLISQPDNGEQALEIVESLVRAGKLDVIVIDSVAALTPRDEIEGEMGAHHVGKQARLMSQALRKLTGIVAKSKTVVIFINQIRMQVGVMFGNPETTPGGKALKFYTSVRLDIRRIAQIKKGDEVVGGRHRVKVVKNKVAAPFRTTEFDLLYGEGISSEGELLALGEKYKMVSKAGASYSYTPPGGDESAVVKLGRGYDAARTTLKEDKKLKAELLKNIRKALKEEAAK; encoded by the coding sequence ATGGCAGCAAAGAAAAAAGCAACAGCAGCACCTAAAAAGGCTGAACCGACTGAAAAAGAGGAAAAGAAAGGGACTTCCGAGATCCTCGAGACGATTCGTAGCATCAAGACCAAGTTTGGCGATGAGGCAATTATGACATTGGCTGAAACCAAGCATGTTGATGTTGAAGCTGTGCCGTCTGGCTCTATCGGCCTTGATGATGCCCTCGGCATTGGTGGCTACCCACGGGGTCGTATCATTGAGATCTACGGTCCTGAATCGTCTGGTAAGACCACCCTTTCCTTGCACGCCGTCGCTGAAGCGCAGAAGATGGGCGGTATCTGTGCCTTTATTGATGCTGAACATGCCATGGACCCAGAATACGCTGCTGCTCTTGGTGTCAAACTCGATGAGCTCCTCATCTCTCAGCCAGACAACGGTGAACAGGCGCTCGAAATCGTCGAAAGTCTCGTACGCGCTGGTAAGCTGGATGTGATCGTCATTGACTCAGTGGCAGCCCTCACCCCGCGTGATGAGATCGAGGGTGAAATGGGTGCACACCATGTCGGTAAGCAGGCTCGCCTCATGAGTCAGGCGCTTCGTAAGCTCACTGGTATCGTCGCTAAAAGCAAGACCGTGGTGATCTTTATCAACCAGATCCGTATGCAGGTCGGTGTGATGTTTGGTAACCCAGAAACCACTCCGGGTGGAAAGGCTCTCAAATTCTACACCTCAGTCCGACTCGATATCCGTCGTATCGCTCAGATCAAGAAGGGCGACGAAGTAGTTGGTGGCCGACACCGCGTAAAGGTGGTGAAGAACAAAGTCGCTGCCCCATTCCGGACCACTGAGTTCGACCTTCTTTACGGAGAAGGAATCTCAAGCGAGGGTGAACTCCTCGCGCTCGGTGAAAAATACAAGATGGTCTCGAAGGCCGGCGCTTCATACTCATATACCCCACCAGGCGGCGATGAATCAGCCGTCGTGAAGCTCGGCCGTGGCTACGACGCTGCCCGCACCACTCTCAAGGAAGATAAGAAACTGAAAGCAGAGTTACTCAAGAACATTCGCAAGGCACTCAAAGAGGAAGCTGCGAAGTAG
- a CDS encoding RNA polymerase sigma factor, giving the protein MLGFSSTEDAREWEDELVLAKSQSSPWLFEIIVDRYQEPFTRKVRGVVRDPRDAEEVVQDAFTKIYINADKYEPQSGAKFSSWAYRILLNTAFTRYQKLVKERERFQAIDPEYEQMYGEWAEHSGFEEKRDGIERILERLPGHFALVLRLHYLERWSHQDIAEHTGENTGTIKARIHRAKAAFKKEGIDKEIEVLLD; this is encoded by the coding sequence ATGTTAGGATTTAGCTCAACGGAAGACGCGCGGGAATGGGAGGATGAGTTGGTGCTTGCCAAGTCACAATCTTCACCGTGGCTGTTTGAGATCATCGTTGATCGCTACCAAGAGCCTTTTACCCGCAAAGTGCGCGGGGTAGTGCGCGATCCACGTGATGCAGAAGAGGTAGTACAGGACGCCTTTACCAAGATCTACATCAATGCCGACAAATACGAGCCACAGTCTGGGGCCAAGTTCTCATCTTGGGCGTACCGAATTCTCCTTAATACCGCCTTTACCCGCTACCAGAAACTGGTGAAAGAACGCGAACGTTTCCAGGCGATCGACCCCGAGTATGAGCAGATGTACGGCGAGTGGGCGGAGCATAGCGGCTTTGAAGAGAAGCGTGATGGGATCGAACGTATTTTAGAGCGCTTACCAGGACACTTTGCACTTGTACTGCGGTTGCATTACCTCGAGCGGTGGTCGCATCAGGATATAGCCGAGCACACCGGTGAAAATACTGGTACGATCAAGGCGCGGATCCATCGCGCAAAAGCAGCGTTTAAGAAAGAGGGAATCGACAAGGAAATAGAGGTGTTGTTAGATTAA
- a CDS encoding elongation factor P, whose product MAVLSYNEITLKKVILHDDEPYLVIATHVFRKQQRKPVNITKLKNLKSGRVVEVTFHQNETVNEADLETRSVTFIYKKPDEYWFHTAGKPAERFMLSEDLIGDQGRFLKERSDIDALLFNDEVISLKFPIKVELKVKEAMPAVKGNTSSGAQKEVTLETGATIMVPMFINEGDVISINTETGEYSARVDKA is encoded by the coding sequence ATGGCAGTCCTATCCTACAACGAGATCACCCTGAAGAAAGTTATCCTCCACGACGATGAGCCGTATTTGGTGATCGCGACGCACGTATTCCGCAAGCAACAGCGCAAGCCAGTGAACATCACCAAGCTGAAGAATCTTAAGTCTGGCCGCGTGGTTGAGGTAACCTTCCACCAAAATGAAACTGTGAACGAGGCTGACCTCGAAACCCGCTCGGTAACCTTCATCTACAAAAAGCCAGACGAATACTGGTTCCACACTGCAGGCAAGCCAGCTGAGCGCTTTATGCTAAGCGAAGACCTGATCGGAGATCAAGGACGATTTCTGAAGGAACGTTCAGATATCGATGCACTCCTCTTCAATGACGAAGTCATCAGCCTCAAGTTCCCGATCAAGGTAGAGCTGAAGGTAAAAGAAGCGATGCCAGCTGTTAAAGGCAACACCTCAAGTGGCGCCCAAAAAGAAGTCACTCTCGAGACAGGCGCAACGATCATGGTACCGATGTTCATCAACGAAGGCGACGTGATCAGTATCAATACTGAAACGGGAGAATACTCGGCGCGCGTTGATAAGGCGTAG
- the rpsR gene encoding 30S ribosomal protein S18, producing the protein METTETKNQPAHHVDYKDVLRLKSNVNPHARMFNRRRTGMTAKGQRNFARAIKRARFMALMPYIQR; encoded by the coding sequence ATGGAAACTACAGAAACTAAAAACCAACCAGCACACCACGTTGACTACAAAGACGTGTTGCGTCTCAAGAGCAATGTGAACCCGCACGCTCGTATGTTCAATCGCCGTCGTACTGGTATGACCGCGAAGGGACAGCGCAATTTCGCTCGTGCGATCAAGCGTGCTCGCTTCATGGCTCTTATGCCATATATTCAGCGATAG
- a CDS encoding single-stranded DNA-binding protein: protein MYLNKAMVYGNLTRDPELKALPSGMNVCSFSLATNRVYTDRDGKKQEQADYHNIVVFGKQAENCAKYLSKGNGAYVEGRMQTRSWDKDGQKQYRTEVIADRVQFGPKGGGAGAPSAGSQSSGAADDKAPAVPDYPEEEINPEDIPF, encoded by the coding sequence ATGTATCTTAACAAAGCAATGGTCTACGGGAATCTCACTCGAGATCCAGAACTGAAAGCTCTTCCAAGCGGTATGAATGTCTGTTCATTCTCGCTTGCTACCAACCGTGTCTACACTGACCGTGATGGAAAGAAGCAAGAGCAGGCTGACTATCACAATATTGTGGTGTTTGGAAAGCAGGCTGAAAACTGCGCAAAGTACCTCTCAAAGGGTAATGGCGCATATGTTGAAGGTCGCATGCAGACTCGCAGTTGGGACAAGGATGGTCAGAAGCAGTACCGCACTGAGGTGATCGCCGACCGAGTACAGTTTGGTCCGAAGGGGGGTGGGGCAGGTGCTCCATCTGCTGGCAGCCAGAGTTCTGGCGCAGCAGATGATAAGGCGCCAGCGGTACCGGATTACCCTGAAGAAGAGATCAATCCAGAGGACATCCCATTTTAG
- a CDS encoding 30S ribosomal protein S6, with amino-acid sequence MSKTEMPAAEANSYELAFHVLPTVAEGEVATVFQSLKDAITKHGGTITVEEAPARIDLAYELVKYLEGRNRKFTSAYFGWVRFEAPATAIEEISEVLEHTKELLRHLLVKLTHVEEENPFFYHEAMATANKKVETIDVDAAEADKTEEAAEDESDEASEEETTEEGEESEEKAS; translated from the coding sequence ATGTCTAAGACAGAAATGCCAGCAGCCGAGGCGAACTCATACGAGTTAGCCTTCCACGTACTTCCAACGGTTGCTGAAGGGGAAGTAGCTACTGTTTTTCAATCATTGAAAGACGCAATTACAAAGCATGGTGGCACCATCACAGTTGAAGAAGCTCCAGCGCGGATCGATCTGGCGTACGAGCTGGTTAAGTACCTTGAGGGACGAAATCGAAAGTTCACCAGTGCGTACTTTGGATGGGTCCGATTTGAAGCTCCAGCAACAGCGATCGAAGAGATCTCTGAAGTGCTTGAGCACACTAAGGAACTTCTTCGACACTTGCTCGTAAAGCTCACGCACGTTGAGGAAGAAAATCCATTTTTCTACCACGAAGCGATGGCAACAGCGAACAAGAAGGTTGAGACCATTGATGTTGATGCTGCTGAGGCAGATAAGACAGAAGAAGCTGCCGAAGATGAGTCTGACGAAGCTTCAGAGGAAGAAACTACTGAAGAAGGAGAAGAATCAGAGGAAAAGGCTAGCTAG
- a CDS encoding D-alanyl-D-alanine carboxypeptidase family protein encodes MKLSHDAVLYLTGAIAVIGIITATYFGMQSKDRAVQIENLLQERNALLQKNNQKDSELAAASSTIAELHGELEDFKEELEELADDYRDERNRNEEFEDQIRDLAGTLGDLDKLAKTDEELLAKYSKVYFLNENYIPAKLEQIPDKYILSGKKDQYFHADAYDHLEDLLKAAAKDDVDLKVVSAYRSFDEQTDLKGQYTQVYGTGANAFSADQGYSEHQLGTTVDLTVDSVGGAYTSFKDTEAYQWLLDNAYKYGFILSYPEDNDFYIFEPWHWRFVGTELARDLHRSSSKTFYTMDQREINDYLLNFFD; translated from the coding sequence ATGAAACTTTCGCACGACGCAGTACTGTACCTCACTGGAGCAATTGCTGTGATCGGTATCATCACCGCAACGTACTTTGGCATGCAAAGCAAGGACCGAGCGGTACAAATTGAAAATCTCCTCCAAGAACGTAATGCTCTCCTGCAAAAAAACAACCAGAAAGATTCTGAGCTAGCGGCAGCAAGCAGTACGATCGCTGAACTACATGGCGAACTAGAAGACTTCAAGGAAGAGCTGGAGGAACTCGCCGATGACTACCGCGATGAACGAAACCGCAATGAAGAATTTGAAGACCAGATCCGTGATCTCGCCGGTACTCTTGGTGATCTCGACAAACTTGCTAAAACCGATGAAGAACTCCTGGCAAAATATTCAAAGGTGTATTTTCTGAATGAAAACTACATTCCGGCCAAACTAGAGCAAATCCCAGATAAGTACATTCTGTCTGGCAAGAAGGACCAGTACTTCCATGCTGATGCATACGACCACTTAGAGGATCTATTGAAGGCGGCCGCAAAAGACGATGTCGATCTAAAAGTAGTGTCTGCCTATCGCTCATTTGACGAACAAACTGATCTGAAAGGACAGTACACACAAGTATACGGCACTGGCGCAAACGCGTTCTCGGCTGACCAAGGCTATTCAGAACACCAGCTCGGCACCACCGTAGATCTTACTGTTGATTCTGTCGGTGGAGCCTATACCAGCTTCAAGGATACCGAAGCATACCAGTGGTTGCTTGATAATGCATACAAATACGGTTTCATCCTCTCCTACCCTGAAGATAACGACTTTTACATCTTTGAACCATGGCACTGGCGTTTCGTAGGCACTGAACTTGCTCGCGATCTCCACCGTAGCAGTAGCAAGACGTTCTACACCATGGACCAGCGCGAGATAAACGATTATCTCCTCAATTTCTTTGACTAG
- a CDS encoding TatD family hydrolase, producing the protein MSFKYIDTHAHLNLSAFAEDALEMAKKCAEEDVAVINVGTKASTSKRAVELASEANNCYAIIGLHPIQTVPGMHDEDEIGEGGEPFKSKGEEFDSDLYRELAKSTKVVGVGECGFDYWHTPEGSYETQERAFIAQIELANELGLPLMIHTRGPQPGKESPTGRSVYADVHDVLKQYAKVPFNVHFYAGTYEEAARFFDLGGTISFTGVITFPKTDSYAEVIKNAPLELIHGETDCPYVALCHTAASAPSRGW; encoded by the coding sequence ATGTCTTTCAAATACATTGATACACATGCACACCTTAATCTCTCTGCTTTTGCTGAGGATGCTTTGGAAATGGCGAAGAAATGTGCTGAGGAGGATGTGGCAGTGATCAATGTCGGAACAAAGGCGAGTACGAGCAAGCGAGCGGTGGAGTTGGCAAGCGAGGCCAATAATTGCTACGCAATTATTGGCCTCCATCCGATCCAGACCGTGCCGGGTATGCACGATGAAGATGAGATCGGTGAGGGTGGTGAACCGTTCAAGAGTAAGGGGGAGGAATTCGATAGTGATCTGTATCGTGAGCTTGCCAAGAGTACCAAAGTGGTCGGCGTTGGTGAGTGTGGTTTTGACTATTGGCATACGCCAGAGGGGAGTTACGAAACGCAAGAGCGAGCGTTTATCGCGCAGATCGAGCTTGCCAATGAGCTTGGCTTACCGCTGATGATCCATACTCGTGGGCCGCAGCCAGGGAAGGAAAGTCCGACCGGACGTAGTGTGTACGCAGATGTGCACGATGTTTTGAAACAATACGCGAAGGTGCCGTTTAACGTGCATTTTTATGCGGGGACGTATGAGGAGGCGGCGCGTTTTTTCGACCTCGGCGGGACGATTTCGTTTACTGGGGTGATCACGTTTCCGAAGACCGACAGCTACGCCGAGGTCATCAAAAACGCGCCGCTAGAACTCATCCACGGTGAAACCGACTGTCCGTATGTCGCCCTGTGCCACACCGCGGCAAGCGCGCCGAGCCGTGGATGGTGA
- a CDS encoding methionine--tRNA ligase, producing the protein MSDKTPKYITTTLPYVNSSPHIGFATELVRADAYARYFKLMGHPVFLNTGTDEHGQKIYDKAQEAGKDTQSFVDELAEEFKKLLPELGILPEANFVRTTDEHHKHAAQEMWRRCKEKGDIYKATHAVKYCKGCELEKTDSELDHGKCPLHPNDEIEVREEENYFFRFSKYQQALLDLYEQADFVVPDFRLAEIKKFVEGGLQDFSVSRLKTKMAWGVPVPDDEEHVMYVWFDALTNYISVTGWPEKADFGGWWPGVQFAGKDNLRQQSAIWQAMLLSAELPTSTQIFIGGFINSGGQKMSKSLGNVISPYELTARYGTEATRYLLLRHVHPFEDTDITWDRLDEWYTANLVNGLGNLTARIMKMAETHLDAPVEVPNVSFLDDQGVGLSELKNFDFQKTLDYIWSGNDQIEWYMSLSIKTVDEKIQVTEPYKRIKSELGEEIESAKEIIKFLVIQLWYKAVELEPYMPETSRVIREAVLTNKKPENLFARLES; encoded by the coding sequence ATGTCAGACAAAACACCAAAGTACATCACCACGACACTTCCATATGTGAACTCAAGTCCGCATATTGGGTTTGCGACTGAGCTGGTGCGCGCCGATGCGTACGCCCGGTACTTTAAGTTGATGGGGCATCCGGTGTTTTTAAATACAGGTACCGACGAGCACGGCCAAAAGATCTACGACAAAGCGCAGGAAGCTGGGAAGGATACGCAGTCGTTTGTCGATGAGTTGGCGGAAGAATTCAAGAAGCTTTTGCCTGAGCTTGGTATTTTGCCTGAAGCAAACTTCGTGCGCACGACTGACGAGCATCATAAGCATGCAGCACAAGAGATGTGGCGTCGTTGCAAGGAGAAGGGTGATATCTACAAGGCGACCCATGCAGTGAAGTACTGCAAGGGGTGTGAGCTTGAGAAGACTGATTCCGAGCTTGACCATGGCAAGTGTCCGCTCCATCCAAATGATGAGATCGAAGTGCGTGAGGAAGAGAACTATTTCTTCCGCTTCTCGAAGTATCAGCAGGCACTCCTTGACCTCTATGAACAGGCAGACTTTGTGGTGCCAGATTTTCGCTTGGCGGAGATTAAGAAGTTTGTGGAAGGCGGCCTGCAAGACTTCAGTGTGTCGCGCCTCAAGACCAAGATGGCCTGGGGTGTACCAGTGCCAGACGATGAAGAGCATGTAATGTACGTGTGGTTCGATGCCCTCACCAACTATATCTCAGTGACTGGCTGGCCAGAAAAAGCCGACTTCGGTGGTTGGTGGCCAGGGGTGCAATTTGCGGGGAAGGACAATCTTCGTCAGCAGAGCGCTATCTGGCAGGCGATGCTCCTCTCAGCAGAACTCCCAACCTCAACTCAGATCTTCATTGGTGGCTTCATCAATAGTGGTGGTCAGAAGATGAGTAAATCGCTTGGCAATGTGATCAGTCCGTACGAGCTGACGGCTCGGTATGGTACTGAGGCGACCCGCTACTTGCTCCTCCGCCACGTTCATCCATTTGAAGACACCGACATCACCTGGGACCGACTCGATGAGTGGTACACCGCGAACCTCGTGAACGGCCTGGGTAATCTCACAGCGCGGATTATGAAAATGGCAGAGACGCACCTCGATGCACCGGTTGAGGTGCCAAACGTGAGTTTCTTGGACGATCAAGGAGTGGGGTTGTCAGAATTGAAAAATTTTGATTTTCAAAAAACCTTGGATTACATCTGGTCAGGAAATGATCAGATTGAGTGGTACATGAGTCTGAGTATTAAAACGGTTGACGAAAAGATCCAAGTCACTGAGCCGTATAAGAGAATTAAATCAGAACTTGGTGAGGAAATTGAGAGCGCAAAAGAAATCATTAAATTCTTGGTAATTCAACTTTGGTATAAAGCAGTAGAACTGGAGCCGTACATGCCGGAAACCTCAAGAGTTATTAGAGAAGCAGTGCTTACAAACAAGAAACCGGAGAATCTCTTTGCACGACTTGAATCATAA
- a CDS encoding glycine--tRNA ligase, whose product MEKSAETMEKVVSLCKRRGFVFQGSEIYGGLKGTWDLGPLGVALNNNLKREWWKMFVHDREDMYGLDAAILMNAKVWEASGHTGAGFCDPLVEDIETGERFRADHLLEDSGLDAEGKTLEEIDALITENGVKSPKGNALSKARNFNMMFESRVGATAGDEGKVYLRPETAQGIFVNFKNVVDSMAPKMPFGIAQIGKAFRNEIAPREFLFRVREFEQMEIEYFVKEEEWQELFEKLRLDIQAWHRHIGLADENIREYDVPENDLAHYSKRTIDFEYNYPGKGFDELAGFAYRTDHDLKNHMEASGVSMEYIEPDGSRFIPHVLEPSFGVGRALTAVLCEAYTEDEMGGEVRTFLKLSAHLAPYRVAVSPLLKNKPQLVEKAREVFTMLKKEFGNVAWDDNGNVGKRYRRQDEIGTPHCIVIDFESLGEEDPALKDTVTVRDRDTGEQERVAIADLVEKLK is encoded by the coding sequence ATGGAAAAATCTGCAGAAACAATGGAGAAAGTCGTTTCGCTGTGTAAGCGGCGTGGTTTTGTGTTTCAGGGAAGTGAGATCTATGGAGGCCTTAAAGGCACTTGGGATCTTGGTCCACTTGGTGTTGCACTCAACAATAATCTCAAGCGTGAGTGGTGGAAAATGTTTGTGCATGATCGCGAAGATATGTACGGACTCGATGCGGCAATTTTAATGAATGCCAAAGTCTGGGAGGCATCAGGTCATACCGGAGCTGGTTTTTGCGATCCGCTCGTAGAAGATATTGAAACAGGTGAGCGTTTCCGAGCTGATCACTTGCTTGAAGACAGTGGGCTTGATGCGGAAGGGAAGACTCTCGAAGAGATCGATGCACTTATTACTGAAAATGGAGTAAAGAGTCCGAAGGGAAACGCGCTCTCAAAAGCACGTAATTTCAATATGATGTTTGAGTCTCGCGTTGGTGCAACTGCGGGTGATGAGGGTAAAGTATATCTCCGTCCCGAGACTGCGCAGGGTATCTTCGTGAATTTCAAAAATGTCGTCGACTCAATGGCGCCAAAGATGCCGTTTGGCATCGCGCAGATCGGTAAGGCATTTCGCAATGAGATTGCGCCGCGTGAATTCCTTTTCCGAGTGCGGGAGTTTGAGCAGATGGAGATTGAGTATTTTGTAAAAGAAGAGGAGTGGCAAGAGTTGTTTGAGAAGCTCCGTCTCGATATTCAAGCCTGGCATCGTCATATCGGTCTAGCTGACGAAAACATTCGCGAGTACGATGTGCCAGAAAATGATCTAGCGCACTATTCAAAGCGTACCATCGACTTTGAATACAATTACCCAGGCAAAGGTTTTGATGAACTCGCTGGGTTTGCATATCGCACCGATCATGACCTCAAGAACCATATGGAAGCAAGTGGGGTGTCGATGGAGTATATTGAGCCAGACGGATCTCGTTTTATTCCGCATGTACTCGAGCCGTCGTTTGGTGTAGGGCGTGCGCTGACTGCGGTGCTCTGTGAAGCATACACTGAAGACGAAATGGGAGGTGAAGTGCGCACTTTTTTGAAGTTGTCGGCACACTTGGCACCATACCGCGTCGCGGTCTCACCACTCCTTAAGAACAAGCCGCAGCTGGTAGAAAAGGCGCGTGAGGTATTTACGATGCTGAAGAAGGAATTTGGTAACGTGGCTTGGGACGACAATGGAAATGTCGGGAAGCGCTATCGTCGACAGGATGAGATCGGTACACCGCATTGTATTGTGATCGACTTTGAGTCGCTTGGTGAAGAAGATCCAGCACTTAAAGATACCGTGACGGTGCGTGATCGTGATACGGGCGAGCAGGAGCGAGTCGCGATTGCTGATCTGGTAGAAAAACTGAAGTAG